A genomic region of Tigriopus californicus strain San Diego chromosome 1, Tcal_SD_v2.1, whole genome shotgun sequence contains the following coding sequences:
- the LOC131876990 gene encoding histone H2B.1/H2B.2, whose product MPPKVSGKAAKKAGKAQKNITKGDKKKNRKRKESYAIYIYKVLKQVHPDTGISSKAMSIMNSFVNDIFERIASEASRLAHYNKRSTITSREIQTAVRLLLPGELAKHAVSEGTKAVTKYTSSK is encoded by the coding sequence ATGCCTCCCAAAGTATCTGGAAAAGCTGCCAAAAAGGCTGGCAAGGCCCAAAAGAACATCACTAAGGGTGATAAAAAGAAGAACCGCAAGCGCAAGGAATCCTACGCCATCTACATCTATAAGGTGCTGAAGCAAGTCCACCCCGACACCGGTATTTCCTCCAAAGCCATGTCCATCATGAACTCGTTCGTGAACGATATCTTCGAGCGCATTGCCTCCGAGGCCTCTCGCCTGGCTCACTACAACAAGCGATCGACCATCACCTCCCGGGAGATCCAAACCGCCGTGCGACTCCTCCTGCCCGGAGAGTTGGCCAAGCACGCCGTCTCCGAAGGGACGAAGGCCGTCACCAAATACACGTCATCCAAGTAA
- the LOC131877001 gene encoding histone H4: MTGRGKGGKGLGKGGAKRHRKVLRDNIQGITKPAIRRLARRGGVKRISGLIYEETRGVLKVFLENVIRDAVTYTEHAKRKTVTAMDVVYALKRQGRTLYGFGG, from the coding sequence ATGACTGGACGAGGCAAAGGAGGCAAAGGATTGGGCAAAGGAGGCGCCAAGCGTCATCGCAAAGTATTGCGTGATAATATCCAAGGTATCACCAAACCCGCTATCCGGCGGTTGGCTCGTCGCGGCGGAGTCAAACGTATCTCCGGATTAATCTATGAGGAGACCCGAGGTGTGCTCAAGGTCTTCTTGGAGAATGTCATCCGTGATGCTGTCACTTACACCGAACACGCCAAGCGAAAGACTGTCACTGCCATGGACGTCGTCTACGCTCTGAAGCGTCAAGGCCGTACCCTCTATGGATTCGGCGGATAG
- the LOC131876973 gene encoding histone H3, with product MARTKQTARKSTGGKAPRKQLATKAARKSAPATGGVKKPHRYRPGTVALREIRRYQKSTELLIRKLPFQRLVREIAQDFKTDLRFQSSAVMALQEASEAYLVGLFEDTNLCAIHAKRVTIMPKDIQLARRIRGERA from the coding sequence ATGGCCCGTACAAAACAAACCGCTCGTAAATCCACCGGTGGCAAAGCGCCCCGTAAACAATTGGCTACCAAAGCTGCCCGTAAATCGGCCCCCGCCACCGGTGGTGTGAAGAAGCCCCATCGTTATCGTCCCGGAACCGTGGCTCTGCGTGAGATCCGCCGATACCAAAAGTCCACGGAATTGCTCATCCGCAAGTTGCCCTTCCAACGTCTGGTCCGTGAGATTGCCCAGGACTTCAAGACTGACTTGCGATTCCAGTCTAGCGCCGTCATGGCCTTGCAAGAGGCTTCCGAAGCTTACTTGGTGGGTCTCTTTGAGGACACCAACTTGTGCGCCATCCACGCTAAGCGTGTGACCATCATGCCCAAGGACATTCAATTGGCTCGCCGCATCCGTGGCGAACGTGCCTAA
- the LOC131876982 gene encoding histone H2A gives MSGRGKGGKVKGKAKSRSNRAGLQFPVGRIHRLLRKGNYAERVGAGAPVYLAAVMEYLAAEVLELAGNAARDNKKTRIIPRHLQLAIRNDEELNKLLSGVTIAQGGVLPNIQAVLLPKKTEKKA, from the coding sequence ATGTCCGGACGAGGCAAAGGAGGCAAAGTTAAAGGAAAGGCCAAGAGCCGCTCCAACCGTGCTGGTCTGCAATTTCCCGTGGGCCGCATCCATCGACTTCTCCGTAAAGGAAACTATGCTGAGCGTGTGGGGGCTGGAGCGCCTGTGTACTTGGCTGCTGTCATGGAATACTTGGCCGCTGAGGTTCTCGAGTTGGCCGGTAATGCTGCCCGTGATAACAAGAAGACCCGCATCATCCCTCGCCACTTGCAGTTGGCCATCCGCAACGACGAGGAGTTGAACAAGCTCCTATCGGGTGTGACCATCGCTCAAGGAGGTGTCCTTCCCAACATTCAAGCCGTACTTCTGCCCAAGAAGACTGAAAAGAAGGCTTAA